The Sporomusaceae bacterium FL31 genome includes the window GTGGTTGCGGTGGTTGCTCAGCTTTAATATCAACATTTTTTTCCCGCAGCGTGTTAATGAGAGTGGGATCATTCGGTGCAATAGTGGTAAACTCCGTTCCATCCTTCAGCTTACCGCGGATAGAATTTTCCACTATAGTGACTCGTTCCACTTTCTGTTCGTCCATTTGACGTAAAAACTGCGTGTAGGTTATTTCCTGCTTATTCGTTGTGCGCGTTGAATAGTAGTCAATTATGGAAATGGCGATAATTATAATAAGCAAATAGAAACTTACATTACGAAAAAATTTGTTCAACAAGTCGCCCTCCTCTCACTGGAGCACATAACATCAACATGTTCTCCATAGAAAAATATTATAACACCAAAACTAAATTTTAACAATCAAGGTTGCTCGCAGTACTGAGTTTATTTGTATACTTCAGGTTTAAGTATTCCAATAAACGGTAAATTGCGATATTTCTCCGCATAATCAAGCCCATAGCCCACAACAAAATAATCCGGTACCGTAAAGCCATTATAATCTATATGCACCTCAGCTCTGCGTCTTTCCGGTTTATTCAGCAAGGTGCAAAGTTTTAAGCTTGCTGGTTTACGTGATTTAATATTTTCGATTAAATAACTCAATGTTAGACCGGAATCGATGATATCCTCGACAATCAGTACATGTTTGCCTTCGATATCTTCGTCAAGGTCTTTTAATATACGGACTACGCCACTTGAGCTAGTACCTGCACCATAGCTGGATACAGCCATAAAATCAATGGCCACAGGAACCTTTATGGCTCTAGTTAAGTCAGCCATAAATAGTACGGCTCCCCGCAGTACCCCAATAGCCAAAATCTCTTTGCCTGCGTAATCAGCCGTAATTTGTTCCCCTAGCTCTTTAATACGTGCAGCAAGTTTCTCCTCGCTTATCAACACGCTTTCTACATCATTAATCAATTTTGTTCCTCCCCATATGTAAAGTAAGCTGCAAAAATTGTTGAGTCTTCATCGTAACATCGCCCCGCTCAGCCTGTCGATAACCCCCTACCCATAGAATGCCTTTCTCATCATAAATTATCGGCGTAATTTCTCTTTTTTTACGTGGAATTTTAGCATCAATAAAAAAATCTTTTATTTTTTTATTTCCTTTGAGACCTTTCGGCTGAAATTTATCTCCATCCAACCTTGTTCGTATATACAAAGGCGGTGATAGTTCCACCCAATCAAAGACCGCCGAATGCGTGGGAAGCTTTTCCGGTGCTGAATCGCGTAACTCGGCGACAATAGTCAGCTCCAATTCAGGCACATCAGTCACCCCTGGTAATTGAATCTCAAGAGGGGCAACCCTAACTGGAATAACCGGATGGCTATGTGCAGAATAAAGTTCCACATCATGATAGTCAACTCGCACCTGCAAATTCCCTGGTAATTCAAGAATACTGCCTACTTGGCCAGTTAAAGCCATTTCTATAAATTTTTCCACATGCTTAAATGTAATTCCTCTAGTATGGCCTTGTTTTTTTTCAATGGCTTGGCGCAATATTTCTCGTTGCTGAGCAATATGCAGATTGCTTAACCCCGCTCTGCTTATCCGAATAACGTCTTGCTCGTCAAGAACAATCTGCGGCCACAATTCCCGAACATTTTGGCAAATAAAGTCATGCTCGCTGCCAATAAGTTCTGCTGTTCTGCATAATGCATCTTTAATGGTATGGTTATAATGCTGCTGCAAATCTGGCAGTAGTTTGAGCCTAACACGATTGCGTAAGTAATCGGTCTTTAAGTTTGAACTGTCCTGCCGCGGCGTTAAACCCTGCTCTAGACAATATTGATCAATTTCCTGACGGCTAACGCCGAGTAAGGGTCTGATAATATTATCATGAGCAGGTCTAATTCCCCGTATTCCGGTACTGCCGGTGCCCCGCAGCAAATTCATGAGGACTGTCTCGGCCTGATCATCACGATGATGACCAGTAGCAATTTTCGTGATCCCAAGCCGATTGGCCGTTTGCTGCAAAAACTGATAGCGCAATTCTCTAGCTGCGTCCTGCGGCGAACGCCCACTGATGACAATATATTCCGGTACATTAATTGCAGTCTGATAACAAGGCAAACCTAACTGACTGCAGAAAGCGGCCACAAATTCAGCGTCTTCTGCTGAGTCTTGGCCGCGAAACATATGATCGACATGTGCAACAGCCAAGCTAATATTATATTTTGAACACAGTGCATACAAGCTATGCACCAAAACAAGTGAGTCTGGTCCGCCAGAGCAAGCCAGCAGTAGCTTATCACCTTTTTTTACTAAATGATATTTATCAATCCACGCACTAATCTTTACCAGCATGATGAACCCGGCTCTCTGTGTTATAGTTTATAAACAACCTATATATTGTAGAACTAACAAAAATACCAAACGCAATAGTCCCAGCTGTCAATACCGTACGCATAAACATCGAGACTCCTTCAACATATCGTCCCTCAACCATATACAATACAGTCGTATAGGCTTCTCCCCCCGGTACTAAGGGAATAAACCCTAATATGATAAAGATAGCTGCTGGCTTCTTAAGCAGGCGGGCCAATGTCTCGGCTCCCAAACCAATCACAACACTGCCAGCAAAATTAGCCATAATTAAACTGCTGCCTGAATAATGGGTCAGTGTCATGACCGTCCAAGCGGCTACTCCTACCAAACTTGCCATCACCAATATTCGTCCCGGAATCCGATAAAGTACACCAAAAGAAGCCGACATAAAAAAAACCGCCAGCAGTTTCAACGTCATCGTATCACCTCAACTCCAATTCATTCAATCACTACCAGGCATGCGTAGCCAGGATAATGACCACACCCATAGCAACTGCACCAGCAGTTAAGGCGGCCTCCAGCCCCCGAGATAATCCACTGAGTAAGTCGCCAGCGATCACATCACGAATCGCATTGGTAATCGCTATTCCAGGCACGAGCGGCATAATTCCGCCAATGATAATGGCATCACGCCCTAAGAATGGCCACAGTTTATAGGACAGCAGCCCAATAAGCGCTGCTGTAATTCCACCTAAAAACTCGAAAGTAAATTGAACCCCATGCAGTCGCGATACAACATGGGCTACATATCTTACCACTGCAGCCGCTACGAAAGCTGCCAGCATTTCCCCATAGCCACCGTTTTGCAGCACCGCAGTACTACTGCCAATCAGACCGGAAGCCAGCATGGATGGTATCAATGAAAAACCAGTTCTTTCGCGGGCAATCCGCTCCAAAATCGGCAGCGCATCCTGACAGTCCATGCGTCCTTCAACCAGCCGGCGTGATAATTCATTGACTTTAATGACTCGGTCGAGATTGATGGTACGATTGCGCACTCGCCGCATCGTAGTCACTGAACGCCCGCTGTCGTCAGCAGCAGTTAAGAATACCCCTGTAGGAATAACAAAGCTTTCGACTTTTGCAGCACCGCACGCTCTAGCAATATGAACCATGGTTTCTTCGACTCGGTACGTCTCAGCACCGTTCTTTAATAAAACTTCACCAGCTAACACGGCTATATTAATGATTTCATCCAGGTGAAGCTTCACCAATGTCACCTCATCCAACCAAATATATCTTAGAGAATAAAAATTCTCCTGACTAGCGCTAAATTCCTTCCTATGGCATTTAAGGTTAACTTAGCCTGTAAACTTTTTATTTATACCATATTTCCTAACTCTGAGGCAAGCAATTTTATGATATTTACTTAATCATGAATTCGGACAACAAAAATGCTTGGCTAAATACTTTGCCAAGCATTCTAAACGGCTTTAGTACCTGAACTCAGATTTTGAATAGTTGTTAGACTAGGCTAGGACTATCCCCAATTTTTGCAACCACCACTGTCATATCATCCTTTACATAGCAGCCGGATAAAGCTACCGCCTCTTGCAAGATCTTATCTGCTAATTCCTGTGGACTGGTTGCAGCAGTTCGTCTTAAAAAGTTTGCGACCCAGTTTTCTTTATCATTCCCACGCTGCGGGATATCCGCAATTCCATCACTCACCATTACCAGAATGTCACCGCTTACCAGATTGGCTTTAACTGGCTCAATTTCAATCTGGTTCAGTATTCCCATTGGCAGCGATGCTGACTTTATTGTGGTCACTTCTCTAACCCGCTTAACAAAGCTGGGGGAAGAGCCAATTTTCAAAAATTCCACTTCGCCTGAATAGGTATCGATGATTGTCATATCAACAGTGGCAAAACTTTCTTCCGGAGTTCTTAGCAGCAGCATCGAGTTGACTGTTTTGACAGCAACATCGACATCAAAGCCCACCGCCAGCAGTTTTTTTAAAAAGTTTACCGCCATTGTGCTTTCATCAGCTGCACTGCGTCCACTCCCCATCCCATCACTGATCATCAAGGCAATTTTTCCTTTATTTAAAGGTACAATTGCACTCGTATCACCGCAAATTCCTTGTGATTCTTTGGCGGCACAAGCTACTCCGCTTTCGACGCAAAATCTTTTGGCAACCTGCATAGTAAGCTTGCATTTCTGGTGCTTGGCTTTATTGCCGCACTCAGCATGCAAGGTCATCTTTTCTCGCATGACTCTGGCAGCCAGAGGCAGTAAGGTGTTTACGCATTCACGAGTTCCGTTGCAAGGCTGCTTACACGCTTCAATCGTTCCTGTGCCTCTGGTGCCAGTTACCCTCACCTGGTCCAGTGAGCATTCAATCAGTGCCGCCTTTTCTTTAAAAGCTGCAGCTAACTCCCGGTCTGAACGCGGCACTTTGGTAATTTCCTGTGCTAAGTTGCCAATAATAATTCCAGCAGCTCTCATTTGTTCGGTAACCATTTGCCGGTGGTCGGTAATTCTTTTTTGCCAATAAGACAGCGTCTTATTCTTCTCGATAACTAAGTTGACCACCTCAGTTAATTCTTTACGGCGCTGGCAGCTGTCTTTCAGTATATCAGCCATTGTATCAACAGTTAAAGTTTTATGTTCAGCTCTCTCCAACATCTCTAGCATAGCCTGATAAGTGCGGTAGAAATCCTGTTCCCAGCATTGCGTACGCTGTTCGCACTTTTCGCATACTTGCTCACCCACTGCAGTGAGCACTCTAGCTAATTCATCATCACGTATTTTTTCTTTAATATCAGCAGCAATAGTACCAAAAGCTCCAGCTAAATCGTTGAACATTCCGGCAACATTATTCATTTTTGCCACTGCTTCACTGACCTGCGGCATCACGGCAGTTGAATCTGCTTCCACCGCACCGACACTATCCCGCAAAACAATCAGTAAGCTGCCGGGAAGAAATAAAAATAATGCAGTAGCAATGACCGTCTCGGTTAATACATGCACAAACATGGTAACCTGAATAAAACACAAATTGATGATAGCACTTCCGAAAATAAAACCTAGAATGACTGCATACTTTCCTAACGAGCGGAAAACGCCTCCCATTGCACCAGCTACCGCATACAACGAAATAGCCAATGGCACGTTCCCATCACTAAGGCCGACAACAAAACCCACTGCAACTCCCACCGCTGCGCCTAAACCGGCTCCGCCGCCTAATGCCAACAATAAGACCAGCAAACTGCCGGCGATATTGCGTAAACTGTAATCAAACACAACAGCATTGCCAAGGCCGGCAATCGCCAGCGCCAAGATAACCATCAGACAAACCAAGCCTTCATTTGCAGCCAACTGGCAAGCGGCTGCTATCCGGGAACGATTTAAAAGCAGAGGCACGCCATACATAAAGACATAGGATGAAACTAAGCATATTGCCGCATTAAACAGCACCGTTACTCCATTATATAAAGTTCCATGTTGAATAAATGCCATTGTAAGCCCGCCCACGATTACAGTACAAAACATTAATAGCGGAATAGCCAGCATTTTCCGATGTAAGCGGGTAATTTTATTCTGCCAGCGAAAGTACATCAATACGGCCAACAAATAGACTCCGGCTTCTCCATAATGCCCGACACTGATCACTCCGGCAATAGCCCATACTGCAGCTGCACCAGCTCGTTCACGTGCAACCTGAGCCACTGCCGCAAAAAAAGCCAGCCCAAAAGGCGACATCTCTCCCAAGATGGCTAATCGGCTTAACAGTAAAGCTAATACATTGATTGCCAAATAATCCCGGTAGACTAAAGGCAATAATAAATCACGCAATTTACTTAATACTTTTCCCAAAGCCAGTTTGCGCCGTTGTGGCTTAGGAGTCACTACTGGTTGCTGTTTCGGTACATGCAACACTTGCTCCGGCAAAGTTACGACAGTTACTTTCGGCATAGTATTCACCCCTAATTTATCCTTAACGTACCTGTGTGTGTTATTAATTTTACATATAATGGTAATCAAAACTTTGTCTGAACAAGTCGGCACAATTAGAAAAAAATCCGACATACAAACGGCTGATCATACAAAAACTGCCTGACTTTCGAAAGTCAGGCAGTTTTTGTATGATCAGCAAACGCAGCACTTTGTCGAAACAAGTGTTTAAATCACTGAACATTGGGGGAATTTATAGTTGAAAGGGGGCATATAATATGAGATTACTATTGCAGCCACTCCCAATCAGGATTTTTCATTGGATGATGGTGGCCTGTGTTATGGTGCTTTTATTTACCGGACTTTATCTAAGCAGCCCATTTGAGAAACTGTTGCTGCCACTGAGAACGGTCCGCACTCTGCATTCAATATTTGGTCTTATACTGATAGCCAATCTGGCGGGTCAAATCTACTATTACGTTTATACCACCAAGTGGACTGAACTCATATTCTTGCCTCGTGATCTTGTAAATTTGCGCAGCTTCTTTCGCTATGTATTTTTTATTACTGATGGACACCCTAACTATGGCCGCTATAATCCCGGCCAAAAACTATTATTTTCTCTCTGGTTTCTAACTGTTGCGATTGCGGCTATAACCGGCATAGTTTTATTGCTGCCCAACCATACATCGGCCTTTCAACGCCTGATGGGAGGTCTTTCCGGCATCCGTATTATCCACTTCATGGGAGCCATATTTTTCTC containing:
- a CDS encoding membrane protein, which codes for MKLHLDEIINIAVLAGEVLLKNGAETYRVEETMVHIARACGAAKVESFVIPTGVFLTAADDSGRSVTTMRRVRNRTINLDRVIKVNELSRRLVEGRMDCQDALPILERIARERTGFSLIPSMLASGLIGSSTAVLQNGGYGEMLAAFVAAAVVRYVAHVVSRLHGVQFTFEFLGGITAALIGLLSYKLWPFLGRDAIIIGGIMPLVPGIAITNAIRDVIAGDLLSGLSRGLEAALTAGAVAMGVVIILATHAW
- the tilS gene encoding tRNA(Ile)-lysidine synthase, whose product is MLVKISAWIDKYHLVKKGDKLLLACSGGPDSLVLVHSLYALCSKYNISLAVAHVDHMFRGQDSAEDAEFVAAFCSQLGLPCYQTAINVPEYIVISGRSPQDAARELRYQFLQQTANRLGITKIATGHHRDDQAETVLMNLLRGTGSTGIRGIRPAHDNIIRPLLGVSRQEIDQYCLEQGLTPRQDSSNLKTDYLRNRVRLKLLPDLQQHYNHTIKDALCRTAELIGSEHDFICQNVRELWPQIVLDEQDVIRISRAGLSNLHIAQQREILRQAIEKKQGHTRGITFKHVEKFIEMALTGQVGSILELPGNLQVRVDYHDVELYSAHSHPVIPVRVAPLEIQLPGVTDVPELELTIVAELRDSAPEKLPTHSAVFDWVELSPPLYIRTRLDGDKFQPKGLKGNKKIKDFFIDAKIPRKKREITPIIYDEKGILWVGGYRQAERGDVTMKTQQFLQLTLHMGRNKID
- the hydC gene encoding quinone-reactive Ni/Fe-hydrogenase B-type cytochrome subunit, giving the protein MRLLLQPLPIRIFHWMMVACVMVLLFTGLYLSSPFEKLLLPLRTVRTLHSIFGLILIANLAGQIYYYVYTTKWTELIFLPRDLVNLRSFFRYVFFITDGHPNYGRYNPGQKLLFSLWFLTVAIAAITGIVLLLPNHTSAFQRLMGGLSGIRIIHFMGAIFFSMSIPLHFYLVFTEDLAKLQAMFTGYVNVEPSPTYVKSKPAYLPGHPKDERHK
- the hpt gene encoding hypoxanthine phosphoribosyltransferase; this encodes MINDVESVLISEEKLAARIKELGEQITADYAGKEILAIGVLRGAVLFMADLTRAIKVPVAIDFMAVSSYGAGTSSSGVVRILKDLDEDIEGKHVLIVEDIIDSGLTLSYLIENIKSRKPASLKLCTLLNKPERRRAEVHIDYNGFTVPDYFVVGYGLDYAEKYRNLPFIGILKPEVYK
- a CDS encoding membrane protein — encoded protein: MTLKLLAVFFMSASFGVLYRIPGRILVMASLVGVAAWTVMTLTHYSGSSLIMANFAGSVVIGLGAETLARLLKKPAAIFIILGFIPLVPGGEAYTTVLYMVEGRYVEGVSMFMRTVLTAGTIAFGIFVSSTIYRLFINYNTESRVHHAGKD
- a CDS encoding stage II sporulation protein E, producing the protein MNTMPKVTVVTLPEQVLHVPKQQPVVTPKPQRRKLALGKVLSKLRDLLLPLVYRDYLAINVLALLLSRLAILGEMSPFGLAFFAAVAQVARERAGAAAVWAIAGVISVGHYGEAGVYLLAVLMYFRWQNKITRLHRKMLAIPLLMFCTVIVGGLTMAFIQHGTLYNGVTVLFNAAICLVSSYVFMYGVPLLLNRSRIAAACQLAANEGLVCLMVILALAIAGLGNAVVFDYSLRNIAGSLLVLLLALGGGAGLGAAVGVAVGFVVGLSDGNVPLAISLYAVAGAMGGVFRSLGKYAVILGFIFGSAIINLCFIQVTMFVHVLTETVIATALFLFLPGSLLIVLRDSVGAVEADSTAVMPQVSEAVAKMNNVAGMFNDLAGAFGTIAADIKEKIRDDELARVLTAVGEQVCEKCEQRTQCWEQDFYRTYQAMLEMLERAEHKTLTVDTMADILKDSCQRRKELTEVVNLVIEKNKTLSYWQKRITDHRQMVTEQMRAAGIIIGNLAQEITKVPRSDRELAAAFKEKAALIECSLDQVRVTGTRGTGTIEACKQPCNGTRECVNTLLPLAARVMREKMTLHAECGNKAKHQKCKLTMQVAKRFCVESGVACAAKESQGICGDTSAIVPLNKGKIALMISDGMGSGRSAADESTMAVNFLKKLLAVGFDVDVAVKTVNSMLLLRTPEESFATVDMTIIDTYSGEVEFLKIGSSPSFVKRVREVTTIKSASLPMGILNQIEIEPVKANLVSGDILVMVSDGIADIPQRGNDKENWVANFLRRTAATSPQELADKILQEAVALSGCYVKDDMTVVVAKIGDSPSLV